The genomic DNA AACTGTTCTGTCGATGCCTGCGCACCCATCATCACAGTCGGGTCCAATGGGTTTCCTGTTTTAATAGCTTTAACACGCTCAATGGCGCGCTCTATAAATTTATCGTAAATCGACTCTTGAATCAGCGCACGTGAAGGACATGTACATACTTCTCCCTGGTTCAGTGCAAACATGACAAAACCTTCTACTGCTTTATCTAAAAATGCATCGTCTTCATCCATAACATCTTCAAAGAAGATATTCGGTGATTTCCCACCTAGCTCAAGCGTGACAGGAATTGCAGTTTGTGAAGCATATTGCATAATTAGACGCCCTGTTGTCGTCTCACCCGTGAATGCAATTTTGCCGATACGCGGGCTAGATGCCAATGGCTTTCCAGCTTCTAAGCCGAAACCATTCACAATGTTGACAACCCCAGCTGGCAGCAAATCCTCGATCAATTCCATTAACACTAGAATGGATGTTGGTGTTTGTTCAGCAGGTTTCAACACAACACAGTTTCCTGCGGCAAGTGCAGGTGCTAGCTTCCACACAGCCATTAAAAGTGGGAAGTTCCAAGGAATGATTTGTCCAACGACACCAATCGGCTCATGGAAATGATACGCCACGGTATCATTGTCAATCTGGCTGACGCCGCCTTCTTGTGCACGAATCGCACTTGCAAAATAGCGGAAATGATCGATTGCAAGCGGTAAATCTGCATTCAACGTTTCGCGAACAGCTTTCCCGTTTTCCCACGTCTCCGCAACTGCTAGCATTTCCAAGTTTTGCTCGATACGATCAGCAATTTTCAATAAAATATTTGAACGTTCTGTAACAGACGTTTTTCCCCAAGCATCTTTTGCCGCATGTGCAGCATCAAGCGCTAATTCAATATCTTCCGCAGTGGAACGTGCCACCTGTGTGAAGACTTTACCTGTCACCGGAGTTGGATTGTCAAAGTATTGCCCATTTACTGGTGCTGTCCATTTTCCGCCAATGAAATTCTCATAACGTTCCTTGAAATTCACCTTTGCGCCTTCTGTATTTGGAAATGCATAAATTGGATTCTCTACTGTTTGAACCATTTTCCATTCCTCCTGGTGTATTAAATTTTTTTTGACACAACGCTACTATACTTCGCAAACTCCCGATATATGCGCAGAAAAGCAAGTAAGTTTTTGTATGCGCTTACATCTCTACCAAAACAAGAAAAGTACCTTTATCAGCAAAACTGAGACGACCCGAGCCCCCAGACGCTGGAGTCTATACAGTTCACCAAATTGAAAAGCCCATACTACTTATCTCGTAAAAAGAAGCTTGCATCACCATTCTGTCAGATTACAGTAAATAATTCAACTATTACGTCTAATGTTTTTCAAAACGATTCCTACTGTTAATCATTTGTTCATTCTCCCGTAATAGTTTGTTCATATTTACCTCCTAAGATAAGAGTAATTAGTTTAAACGGGAGGAAAACATCATGAATAACGAATTCGAAACAACTAAAGAAACTGAAACTGTACAAGAGCCAATGACGGTACAAAAGCCTAAAAATAAATCAGGAAAACGATTTTTATCAACCATTGGAGCGGGCGTTATCGGTTCGATGCTAACATTAGGGGTCGTGATCAATACAGATCTTCTGCAGGCTAGTTCTGAAGGGGGTGCACCTCCAACTACACAAAACACTCCTTATAATGTCCAGCAAACAAACGTCAAAAATCCAACGTCACTTGCAGATATGGTGGAACAAGCATCGAGTGCAATTGTTGGGATTGTTAACTATCAAAATGCTGGTAACCGCTTTGCACAGCAGTCCGAAGCGGTGAAAAGCGGCACAGGTTCAGGTGTCATTTACAAAATCGAGGGCGACAAGGCGTACATCGTCACGAATAATCACGTCATTGATGGGGCAGAAAAGATTGAAGTTTCTTTAGAAAGCGGTGATAAAACTACGGCTGAACTCGTCGGGAAAGATGCATTGAGCGATTTAGCTGTACTGACTATCGATGCAAAATATGCGAAGTCCGTCTTAGAATTTGGTGACTCCGATCAGCTACGTGCTGGCGATAATGTCGTAGCGATTGGAAATCCACTTGGACTTGATTTCTCAGGTACGGTCACTCAAGGGATTGTCAGCGCGGTTGATCGCTCCATTAACGTCAATACATCCGCAGGCGAATGGGCAATGAACGTCATCCAAACTGACGCAGCCATTAACCCAGGAAACAGCGGTGGTGCGTTACTCAATACCGCCGGACAAGTCATCGGTATTAACAGCTTAAAAATTTCTGAAAGTGGCGTCGAGGGCCTAGGCTTTGCGATTCCTAGTAATGAAGTGCTACCACTTATCGAAGAAATGACAGCACATGGACAAGTTGAACGCCCTTACATCGGCATCGGATTGGCGAATCTTGACCAAGTACCGCCAATGTATGTACAACAGTTGCCACAAGAAGTTGAAGGTGGAGTGATGGTCGCTAACGTCGATCCGGAATCCTCTGCTGGCAAAGCAGGACTTGCAGTCGAAGATGTCATTACCTCTATCAATGGTACCGATATCAAAAATTCCACAGAATTGCGCAAGTTTCTTTACAGCGAGCTAAAAGTCGGCGATAAAGCAACATTGACTATTTATCGCGGTGCGGAAGTAAAAACCATCGACATCACGCTAACAAGCAACAAAACACCAATAAAATAACAGCCGACCAAAGACCTCTCCCTTATTCATGGGGCAGAGGTCTTTGCAGTTGCTAATTTTCCATTTTCGATTTACCTTGAAAGTAGCTATATTAAGGAGAGGAGATGCAATCTGTTGAAAATCTTAGTTATAGAAGACAATGAAAGTGTCTCTTCGATGATTGAACTTTTTTTTGCGAAAGAAGGGATTGAAGGTGCATTTGCGAAAGACGGTCTCGAAGGCTATCAGCGTGCGCGTGAAACTAAATGGGACTGCCTAATTGTCGATTGGATGCTTCCTGGCATGGACGGCGTCACGATTTGCCGCAAATTACGGCAAGAACAATACGCGACGCCGATTATTATGTTGACTGCCAAAGACAGCGAATCCGATCAAGTGCTCGGACTCGAAATGGGTGCGGACGATTATGTCACAAAACCTTTCAGTCCACTTGCCCTTATGGCTCGTATCAAAGCTGTAACTCGTCGATATGCTGTCCCTCAACATGAGCCGTTGGAAGAAGGGATTATTAAGACAGCGCATTTCACGATTAACCACATCACACGCGAAGTCTTTTTAGACGGCAAGCCCGTCCTCAATTTGACGCCAAAAGAATTCGACTTACTCTACCATTTCGTCCAACATCCGAAACAAGTATTTTCACGCGAACAACTACTCGATCGTGTATGGGGCTATGATTTTTATGGCGATGATCGCACCGTTGATGTTCATATCAAGCGACTACGGACAAAAATCGCCACTAACAACCAACCCTTTTTCCATACTGTTTGGGGAGTCGGCTACCGTTTCGATGAAACAATCGGTGATGGCAAATGAAAATCAAATACTTCTATCAGCAGCTCGCTAGTCACATTGGCGTTATCGTTATCGCCTTTTTATTGCTCAGCTTGCTATTCTCTCATTACGTCGAACAGTTCGTTTATGATAACAAAACGGAAGAACTTGCAACGTATGGTCAAACCATTTTACAGGATATAGACCGTGATCAAATTAGTTCTAGCAGCATTTTACAGTCGTATGGCTATGTCTTGGATGCCCGCGATATTCAATACAGCCTATTCGATGAACAATCGTCCATCATTTATTCAACAGGGTTAAAAACACCCTTAATCGAACTAAGCGAAGAGGAATGGCGAGATATTAAAAATGGACAGACAGTCACGGTTAAACAAGATTTCAAACGGTTTAACGAGGCCGTCACATTCGTCCTGCTACCTTATGTTCATAACAATCAATTTATCGGCGGCATCTTGCTAACATCCCCTATCAAGGGATCACGGGAAGTTATTTCTCAAATGAATACCTATTTGTTACTTACCACAGTCATTGCATTAGCAGTTGCTTTGCTTCTCAGCTGGTTTCTATCGACATTCCATGGGAAACGCATCCAACGTCTACGGGAAGCGGCTTCGTTGGTCGCACAAGGAGATTACTCCGTGCGCATCCCCTCTTCAGACTTTGATGAAATCGGCGAACTTGCAAGTGACTTCAATGGTATGGTCGAAAAACTGGACGCTTCAATGGAAGAAATCGAAAATCTTGAAAATAGACGCCGCCAGTTTATGGCTGACGTGTCCCATGAATTACGAACACCGCTTACAACGATACGCGGTATTACTGAAGGCTTAAAAAACGACATGATTCCAGAATCCGAGAAGGAAAAAGGGCTACAACTCGCGAGCAATGAAACAATGCGGCTCATCCGTCTCGTCAATGAGAATCTTGACTATGAAAAAATTCGTTCCAACCAAATCACATTACTGAAACAAGATATCCAAGTCGTGGAATTGCTCGAAATTATTAAAGATCAGCTAGAAGGTGCGGCAAACGAACGCCATAACACCATTGTCATCACAGCAGACCCAACCGTACAAGTGCATGCCGACTACGACCGAATCATGCAGATTTTGATTAACATTACGAAAAACAGTATCCAATTCACTGAAAATGGAACGATTTCTTTGCGCGGTTATTTACAAGACGAGCAAACCGTCATTGAAATTGAAGATACAGGTATCGGCATCGACCCCGAAGATGTAGAGAAAATATGGAGCCGTTTTTATAAAGCCATCGTCTCACGGACGACAAATCCTTACGGCGAATTCGGGCTCGGGCTATCCATCGTTAAACAACTCGTCACCATGCATGATGGGACCATTGACGTAGCAAGTGAAAAAGGACAAGGGACGAAGTTTACGATTTGTTTGCCGAAATAAATTTTTATTTTCTACTCCGTAATAGTTTGTTCATATTTCCAAGAT from Sporosarcina sp. FSL K6-1522 includes the following:
- a CDS encoding HAMP domain-containing sensor histidine kinase codes for the protein MKIKYFYQQLASHIGVIVIAFLLLSLLFSHYVEQFVYDNKTEELATYGQTILQDIDRDQISSSSILQSYGYVLDARDIQYSLFDEQSSIIYSTGLKTPLIELSEEEWRDIKNGQTVTVKQDFKRFNEAVTFVLLPYVHNNQFIGGILLTSPIKGSREVISQMNTYLLLTTVIALAVALLLSWFLSTFHGKRIQRLREAASLVAQGDYSVRIPSSDFDEIGELASDFNGMVEKLDASMEEIENLENRRRQFMADVSHELRTPLTTIRGITEGLKNDMIPESEKEKGLQLASNETMRLIRLVNENLDYEKIRSNQITLLKQDIQVVELLEIIKDQLEGAANERHNTIVITADPTVQVHADYDRIMQILINITKNSIQFTENGTISLRGYLQDEQTVIEIEDTGIGIDPEDVEKIWSRFYKAIVSRTTNPYGEFGLGLSIVKQLVTMHDGTIDVASEKGQGTKFTICLPK
- a CDS encoding response regulator transcription factor; the encoded protein is MKILVIEDNESVSSMIELFFAKEGIEGAFAKDGLEGYQRARETKWDCLIVDWMLPGMDGVTICRKLRQEQYATPIIMLTAKDSESDQVLGLEMGADDYVTKPFSPLALMARIKAVTRRYAVPQHEPLEEGIIKTAHFTINHITREVFLDGKPVLNLTPKEFDLLYHFVQHPKQVFSREQLLDRVWGYDFYGDDRTVDVHIKRLRTKIATNNQPFFHTVWGVGYRFDETIGDGK
- a CDS encoding trypsin-like peptidase domain-containing protein encodes the protein MNNEFETTKETETVQEPMTVQKPKNKSGKRFLSTIGAGVIGSMLTLGVVINTDLLQASSEGGAPPTTQNTPYNVQQTNVKNPTSLADMVEQASSAIVGIVNYQNAGNRFAQQSEAVKSGTGSGVIYKIEGDKAYIVTNNHVIDGAEKIEVSLESGDKTTAELVGKDALSDLAVLTIDAKYAKSVLEFGDSDQLRAGDNVVAIGNPLGLDFSGTVTQGIVSAVDRSINVNTSAGEWAMNVIQTDAAINPGNSGGALLNTAGQVIGINSLKISESGVEGLGFAIPSNEVLPLIEEMTAHGQVERPYIGIGLANLDQVPPMYVQQLPQEVEGGVMVANVDPESSAGKAGLAVEDVITSINGTDIKNSTELRKFLYSELKVGDKATLTIYRGAEVKTIDITLTSNKTPIK
- the adh gene encoding aldehyde dehydrogenase; translation: MVQTVENPIYAFPNTEGAKVNFKERYENFIGGKWTAPVNGQYFDNPTPVTGKVFTQVARSTAEDIELALDAAHAAKDAWGKTSVTERSNILLKIADRIEQNLEMLAVAETWENGKAVRETLNADLPLAIDHFRYFASAIRAQEGGVSQIDNDTVAYHFHEPIGVVGQIIPWNFPLLMAVWKLAPALAAGNCVVLKPAEQTPTSILVLMELIEDLLPAGVVNIVNGFGLEAGKPLASSPRIGKIAFTGETTTGRLIMQYASQTAIPVTLELGGKSPNIFFEDVMDEDDAFLDKAVEGFVMFALNQGEVCTCPSRALIQESIYDKFIERAIERVKAIKTGNPLDPTVMMGAQASTEQLEKILSYLDIGKQEGAECLVGGEQNKLEGDLAGGYYIKPTVFKGNNKMRIFQEEIFGPVVSVTTFKTKEEALEIANDTLYGLGSGVWTRDMNTAYRFGRGIQAGRVWTNCYHAYPAHAAFGGYKASGVGRENHLMMLSHYQQTKNMLVSYNENKQGFF